A part of Streptomyces sp. DSM 40750 genomic DNA contains:
- a CDS encoding glycosyltransferase family 4 protein, whose product MTPQPTSGPLAATLLDLPVGSPGGSVELFLDLYTGEQPLIPARAFMLAPTGPRPPLRAGLDLLHVPGKCLEGPAFSRYVAALRSALTAAIDPTRIDVLHLQHLTFGATPALIRALPAHPRIALVHGTDLLYAEAHRDQLQVLHETTKAADAIVVPTNAMADQLRKLVPLVNRRKITHIPWGIPDHLITDPPARPPRSPTSHLRLLYAGRLTAEKGVEALVKSLASVPGIELSVAAPQAHFHTLTPLLQRAGVRARYLGWLRRPQLWKTFTEHDLLVMPSTTLEAMGLVALEAQACGLPVLYQPVPGLSEALAASGVATDFTNPAALARDLDRLRTTPGLLPALRQAGHGNAARYPLSATAQALADLSRQLT is encoded by the coding sequence ATGACCCCGCAACCGACCTCTGGGCCGCTGGCCGCCACCCTGCTGGATCTGCCCGTCGGAAGCCCGGGAGGCAGCGTCGAACTCTTCCTCGACCTCTACACGGGCGAGCAACCGCTCATCCCGGCGCGGGCGTTCATGCTCGCCCCCACCGGCCCCCGACCTCCCCTCCGGGCCGGCCTCGACCTCCTCCATGTCCCCGGGAAGTGCCTGGAGGGCCCAGCCTTCAGCCGATACGTAGCCGCCCTGCGCTCGGCACTGACGGCCGCGATCGACCCGACCCGGATCGACGTCCTGCACCTGCAGCACCTCACCTTCGGCGCCACCCCCGCCCTGATCCGCGCGCTCCCCGCACACCCCCGCATCGCGCTGGTCCACGGCACCGACCTGCTGTATGCCGAGGCCCACCGCGACCAGCTCCAGGTACTGCACGAGACGACGAAGGCCGCCGACGCCATCGTTGTCCCCACCAACGCGATGGCCGACCAACTCCGCAAACTGGTCCCGCTGGTCAACCGCCGCAAGATCACCCACATCCCTTGGGGCATCCCCGACCACCTGATCACCGACCCACCGGCCCGGCCTCCCCGCTCGCCGACGAGCCATCTGCGGCTGTTGTACGCGGGTCGACTCACGGCCGAGAAGGGCGTCGAGGCCCTGGTGAAGAGCCTGGCCTCGGTACCGGGAATCGAACTCAGCGTCGCCGCACCCCAAGCCCACTTCCACACCCTGACCCCGCTCCTGCAACGAGCCGGCGTACGAGCCCGCTACCTCGGCTGGCTCCGCCGCCCACAGCTGTGGAAAACCTTCACCGAGCACGACCTCCTGGTCATGCCCTCCACCACCCTGGAGGCCATGGGCCTGGTCGCACTGGAGGCCCAAGCCTGCGGCCTCCCCGTCCTCTACCAACCCGTACCCGGCCTCAGCGAAGCCCTCGCCGCCTCCGGCGTGGCAACCGACTTCACCAACCCCGCCGCCCTCGCCCGCGACCTGGACCGGCTACGCACGACACCTGGCCTGCTCCCGGCCCTCCGTCAGGCGGGCCACGGGAACGCCGCCCGCTACCCGCTCTCCGCCACCGCCCAGGCCCTGGCCGACCTGAGCCGCCAGCTCACCTAG